The sequence tcctttctctacATACTTGTTGAATTTTAAGTTCAAATTCGGTGGGTCGTAGGGACACTATAAGTTATGTTAAAAACTCtatcaagattttttttatgaataaTTTTATATGTTAGGACCATCTACTTGTTGGAGGAATGCTCTATGATGAGACAAAAACTTGCCTAAAACTCAATTTGTagagaaacaacaaaaaaaagcatATTCCGTTGGGGCTTAGATTGAACCAATTAAAATAGTTTAATTGTTGAGGAGTGAATTAAGCGAAAAGATTATTCGGGGCTAAGTTCGGTTGTTCAGTGTAGTTAAATTGAcacttttttatttagttttgcAGGTTGCCGCTTTCCACTTTAAATGGATATAAGAAACCAAAAAAAAGTACTTAACTAGTAGAAGGCTAATTTCAGTTCGAGCCATCCGAACGAAGTATACACGTGACCCTGTCGATGATTGAACCGTTTGAGGCGTCGCCGGAACTGGTTCCTTGCCATAGGAGGCAGCAGGGCGCGGTGAGCACGATGGCGGCCTCGTTGGCAACGAGATGCGTGTGCGTCAGGGCAAGGTCCTGGACGCGAGGCGACGAACGTGTGTGTGCTTGAGCACGACATGGCCGAGATCGACCGGGCGGCGGGGGACTGACCGATGAGCGGCCATTGTTAAAGATCAGTTCGAGATCTCTCTGCCGCCGATGTCGTGAATAGGCCATTTTCAGTGGGGATTTTATAAGAGTTTTATAGGTACTGTCACGTCAACAAAATTGTTGATATGGCAGGAACATTATGAGAAGTGAGGAAGGGAAGCTTCGTACCATGAGATTCGTTCCGATAATACTCAACTCGGTTACCAAGTAAGCTGTGGTAACTGTACAGTAAAACTGCACTGAGATTAGATCCTGTCTGACACAATGACACATACACCGACTGGTGGCAAAAATACCATTCACTCCTCCAATCCGTTGGGCCCCCAACATCGACAGGCATGCATGAACCCTAGCTAAAGGTAGATCAACGCCTGTACTTAACTTCATCCGAGGCCGAGTACGACAAGCCAAGAGCCCCGTGGTGTCCCGTGCCAACGGGCGACCACGCGCGCACAGGAATGTTCCTCGCAGCAGGCATGCCGGCCGCGCCAGGCCaccggcggtggcagcggcaAGCAACCGTCGCCGCGGGGTCCGCGCGCCGAGGCCCGCTCCGAACCCCCAGCGTCGTGCTCCGCCCGCGCCCGGCACCGTCCCGCGCGACGCGGCCCGGCCGGCCtcgcgccgggccgccgccgccgtctccaagCGCCCGCGCGCCAACGTGCGTGCCGCGACGCTACGGGACGTGCCGGCGACACGGCGCCTGTCTTTCCGCGCGCGCCCACCTCGTTTCACGCCGGGTCCGGCGCGGCCGCTGGCTGATCCGTGCGTCGTGATCCGGCCGCAGCGGCACCCCAAAGCCATCGCGCGCGCCACGTCGGCTGGCAGGTGGCAGCACGGGCGGCGACGTGTCACCCGGACCTCCCAAAAGGAgatgccgccgcgccgccgcatgcGTCAGCGTCGTCCTTGCGAGCTCCGATCATGGCGTGCGAGTACCGGACACTGCTGGCTTCGCAAGCTAGCTATCTCGGTGATCCACTGATCCAGCATTATGGACGGAACGTGATCGATCCCGGCAGTTGGGCGCGGCGCCAACGCGGACTCCAtgtggcgcggcgcgcgcgcggcagcggcgccggccggccggtcgccatctgccgccgccgcgcgcaaccGCCCTGCCCCGGCCGGGCCGGGAAAACCTACCGTTGGGTCTCGCTGTCGTCGTACTTGTTTTCCCTTAGATCCTGTACTTGGACCTTGACATGCCACCTCCGGTTGAGTAACGATGTCGCCTAACAGATTTTCTTCGCAGGATCAGGAAAACCAACTTGGATTATTGATAAGCACGATTAGGCCAACGTAATAATCTGGGCATACATTGTGCGTGTGAAGTTCAGAAAAAGCCTTGTATTTGTAGTAGGTGGCAACTTATTTCTGAAGCTCATTTTACCACTGTGTTATGAGAACGACATTTGGATAGAgtttgatttgttttttttttctgaaacgcCATGTATTTGACGGCTGAGGACATTTTGTTTGTTCATACTGCAACTACATATCACACGTAATGCTAATGCCAAGTTGGTTTCTTTTGTAGCAGTAGGCGACCTTGTTTAGTTCTCctggtaaattttttgaaatggaatcttttcatatttgaagtattaaacataaactaattataaaactaattgtggactaattaatccatcattagcataTGTTTACTATAGCACTTTATTGTCTAATTGTGGACTAATTAtattcaaaagattcgtctcgtaatttacaggcAATCTGTGAAAACCGATTTTTtggtctatatttaatacatcatgcatgtgtccaaatattgatgtgattgatgtgtaaaatttttgacgGAAAACTAAACAAAGCCGAGAATTTCTTCTGGTTTGTGACCACAAGAAAGCAAAGGCCATTGTACGAGCTTAGCGTGACTTGGACGACATAACGAGGTGGAGATGTGGGCTCTCGTAGGGGATTGCTTCTTGGTACTTCTGACTTTTGACAAAGATCTGTTCGTCCTTTACCCAAAAAGTTGATAATTGACATGCATATTCTAGGAGTATCTGGCTAGACAAGGAACCGCGAATGTAACGATGTCTCTGGCCTTTGTCTTCGAGTTTACTGCTTTTTTCCCCGTAGTGGTCTAGTGGAACACTTGTACCGCAGCAAAACGGACGTACAAAAGGTCTCACAAGTTTCTAAGACAAGGACTTTCAGTGGTATTGTTATTATGGGATAAAAAGATAGGGCTTTCGGTGATTTTAATTTTCCCCTTTTTATcttgtgatgatgatgatgtggaACGTGCTAAAACACAGTAGGACATTCAATCGCTTGGGCAACTGTTGTTTTCTTGTACTAAAACACAAATCGTCCTAGTTCAGTGTAGCAAATGCAAAAAGCGAGAGAAAGAAATCCTTTTTTATATGTTGGATTAATGTATATTCCGGTTTGCTTTCAAATTAAAATTAAACTATTTGTATTTCATCAAAATCGTACCACAAATCAGAGGCTAACTGGTTGCAGACATGCTGGACAcatttctttgtcagatgtcgACCAACTGATGGACATGGTTGAGACGCCAACACCTGGAGATTCTGAAATCAGTTGCGTATCAGTGCCCAAGTACAACTAACCGCTCGCCCTCCTGATTTCAACGAGATAAACGGTCATCAGGTCCGGGCGTTCCCAACCAACACGCTAATCCAAACCCCTCTTTCATCATTAGCAGGTGATGACAATCATCAGGCGCCCCTGACAAAACCACaccaggatttttttttttgcgaaataaACCACACCAGGATTGGTAGGTCGGAGGAAGACAACTTGTCCATGGCAGGTCAGGTCATCACCACCTTtacctgctctctctctctctctctcccctagCTCGTCGTCTCGCCTGAGCATTCCACGTCAGCAGGCTGACATGGTCAAGTGCATGCAGGAAGAAGGGCTCTGTTTGGATGTGCTAGGAAACTAGCACGCACACAATccaaaaaaagaatctcgcatgcatgaagcactaaatgaagtctatttgcaaaaccttttcagggatgggtgtaatttttcgcgacgaatctaatggcggtaattaatcgataatttgctacagtgatgctacagtaaccatcatctaatcgcgcggtcaaagacctcgttagattcttcagggtctctagcgcgggggttctgaagttggttttataaactgactttgtttgacaccgtaattagtggtcaaaatttACTATTCCTAGCACCTGAAccgaaccaaacaaggccgtGCCGAGCAGGCGCAAGCAAGCAAGCCCACATCGTTGACTCCTCCCCGTGTGTGGGGGCCACCGCCGGCAGCTCTGCTATATAACGGCCTCCGGCTTCCCGCCCTCCTGCTTGACTGCTCATCGTCATCGCCTCCAAACAAAACAGCTCTGCTGCGGTGGCCGGGACACGCACCCGCGAAAGCAGGCGCCGTGTTcccttccctcctcctcctgcacgAGGGGACCGCGAAAGCTCTGCTGCTCATCGGTTTCCGGAAGCAGGGGAGGCGAGCGCGATCGAtgggggcggcagcggcggcgggggcgtgcctgctcctcctcctcctgcacgtggcggcgagggtggcggaCGCGCTCTggtggcgcccgcggcggctggAGGCGCACTTCGCGCGGCAGGGCGTGCGGGGCCCGCCATACCGGCTCCTCCTCGGCTGCGTCACGGAGATGGTCGCGCTCatggcggaggccgccgccaaGCCCATGTCGCCGCCGGACTCGCACGACGCGCTCCCCCGGGTGCTCGCCTTCTACCACTACTGGAGGAAGATCTACGGTAACGAACGATTCGCTTGCTTGTCCAGCTTCGGAGTGGTGATCGATCGATTAatggcggcggtgcagggccGATGTTCCTGATCTGGTTCGGGCCGACGCCGCGGCTGACGGTGGCGGACCCGGAGCTGGTGCGCGAGATCCTCCTGACGCGCGCGGACGCGTTCGACCGCTACGAGGCGCACCCCGTGGTCCGGCAGCTCGAGGGCGACGGCCTCGTCAGCCTCCACGGTGACAAGTGGGCGCTCCACCGCCGCGTCCTCGCCCCGGCCTTCTTCCCCGACAACCTCAACGTACGCGCACGCCGCGctatctcctctctctcccctcctcccgctcccgGTTGCTTGCTTTTCATCCGATCGCTGTCGGCAATCaatggccgcgcgcgcgcgacaCTGACACGTGCCATGTTCCTTCCCCTCCGTTCGCAGCGGCTGGCGCCGCACGTCGGCAGGTCGGTGGTGGCGCTTGCCGAGCGGTGGCGGGcgatggcggccgccgccgccggcgaggtggaggtggacgtGGCCGAGTGGTTCCAGGCGGTGGCCGAGGAGGCCATCACGCGAGCCACGTTCGGGCGCAGCTACGACTCCGGCCGCGTCGTCTTCCGCATGCAGGCGCGCCTCATGGCCTTCGCCTCCGAGGCCTTCCGCAAGGTCCTCGTCCCCGGCTACCGGTACGTCGGCGGCGTCGCCATTAACCGGAACCGTGACATCACCCACAGGCTGTCTCAATTTCTTTGCTCCGCGACTCGAATCGATTCGCATCAGGTTCCTGCCGACCAAGAAGAACCGGCTGTCGTGGAGCCTGGACAGGGAGATCCGGCGGGGGCTCGTCGCCCTCATCGGCCGCCGCAGCGAcgaggccgaggaggacgaaGACGATGGCGTGGGCCTCACCGACAAGGGGAGCAGCGGCTTCCGGGACCTGCTGGGGCTCATGATCAATGCCGGCGGCaagaaggcgccggcggcgatacCCGTGTCGGACATGCTGGAGGAGTGCAAGACCTTCTTCTTCGCCGGCAAGCAGACGACCACCAACCTCCTCACCTGGGCGACCGTGCTCCTCGCCATGCACCCGGACTGGCAGGAGCGCGCCCGCCGGGAGGTCCTCGCCGTGTgcggcgccgacgagctccCGTCCAAGGACCACCTCCCCAAGCTCAAGACGGTACACACCCATTTCTTTTTCCCCAAATCAAACCACCAACAAACCGGACGCATCTGCCGTCCCTTTCATTCCCCGAGGGCATTTCGGTAACTCCGCTACGACAAAAAGTCTCACTTTGTTGTGTTGCTCCGTCCCTCCCTGTCCCTGCAGCTGGGCATGATCCTGAACGAGACGCTCCGCCTGTACCCGCCGGCGGTGGCCACCATCCGGCGAGCGACGCGCGACgtcgtcctcggcggcggcggcggccagcccgTATCCGTCCCGCGGGGCACCGAACTGCTCATCCCGATCATGGCGATGCACCACGACGCCGCGCTCTGGGGCCCCGGCGCCGCGCGGTTCGACCCGGGCcgcttcgccggcggcgcggcgagggcggcggcgcacccgcTGGCGTTCGTCCCCTTCGGGCTGGGGCCCCGGATGTGCATCGGCCAGAACCTGGCGCTCCTCGAGGCCAAGCTCACGCTGGCCGTCCTGCTCCGCCGCTTCGAGCTCGCGCGCTCGCCCAACTACGTGCACGCGCCGACGGTGCTGATGCTCCTCTACCCGCAGCACGGCGCGCCGGTGATCTTCCGGCCGgtggccccgccgcccccggccggcGACGGGGATGGCAGCTTGGTGGCAGGAGGAAGATGACCCCCCGATGTGCATACGAGTAGCAGCACTGACTAGTGAATAGTGATAGACAGAAGAGCCAAGGAAAATTTGAACCGCTAACAAAAGCTTGTCCTGCCGTgtcgtggcgtggcgtggcatggccggcggccggacCTCCATGCCTGGCTCTGGGGCCGGCCGGCTGGTTGCCGGAAATGCCCCCCGTTGGTAGACCAGACCGGACTCCGGAGCAGGAGAGTGGCAGCAACTTTTGGACCTGACGAAGGCTTGGAGCAAACCAACTAACCCCACATCTGCTGTCGGGTCGGTTCCATTTGTTGGCTTCTCCTTCCCCGGATTCTTTCTTTCTCATGAGTGTGTATAGTAGTATGCAGCAGCTGTGTTTGTACAGGTTTATTTGTTcgtttatttatatatatataggccgtgtttagttcccgtgagatgtaaacgcaaaaattttttgcgacggaatcttgctaatttaaagtactaaatgaagtttatttacaaaacttttgcacagatgtgttgtaaatcgcgagacgaatctaatgatgctaattaataattagtaaatggttactgtagcatcactattacaaattatagattaagtaggctcattagattcgtctcgcgatttacaacctatctatccaaaagttttataaatagccttcatttagtactttaaattagcaaaattcctttgcaaaattttgcgtttttgcgtttacggggtggaaactaaacagggtcATATTTACAAAAGTTTTGTGCAGTGTATAAGTGTATATATGGGATTGATTGGAAGGAGAAAGTCCGTCCAGCGCAAAAGGAAATGGGGACGGGATCGATCGATCTTTGTTTTCCGTTGCGTTGCACGCGGTATTCCGTTCCGGCCAGCCCTGTGTCTCGTCTACTTTTTTCGCGTGTGGTTGGCGGCGGTCCGGTGCGTGTCGGGTGTGGGCTCCCGTGACCGCTGCTGGCCCCGCCGTGCTGTGCAGACACGTTGGGTTCTTGCCGAACTCGACTGTAGCCGGCGCATCCGTACGCCACCATCCCGCGGTGTCGGGTCTCTTGTCGCCGGCATCGTCTCTGACGCTGATACGCGCTCTCACGTCTCGCGTCAACTTGTGGCCACTCTCTCCGGGCTGCCTTGCAACTGTAGACTTGTTTAGCCCGGCAGTCTCGCTAGCTAGTGAACCCTCACCCTGATCGTCTATTGATCTCGGTGGTGGGTGGATTGGCCTACGACAAGGACGAAGAAACATTGACCATGGaacacgtcaggatttttttttaaaaaaaaaacaccacgCAGATGAAAATTTGAGAATTGGCTAATCTTTTTGTGACAACAGTCACGGGAAACCAAACTATTGTACAATTTATAGGTGATCCGTTAAGATGAGATATAGTTTAAAAATTTATAGCCCAATATTATATTGGCTCAGCAGCATACATCTCTGCCATCTAGCAACCTTCAGCCATCATAGCGAAAGGATCTCTAGCTGGCTTGGTTAGATTGCTCTAATGACACTTCTTaagtcctgggttcgactcctggTGGGAACGAATTTCAAAATaaagttaaaaaaatcccctcaccGGCTAGAGAAATCAGGGTGGAGTTTTCTCGGTCAGAAAGCCGAAATCGCGCCTTCTTGATACAATACCGTGGGGGGCCGTCAAAACCCTCCGGTcgagtttttctttttcttttttacctcCAGTCACCATGTTTCTAGCTGCTGCATGGGGGAGTGTAGCTGCGCGAGATGGTTCATCTTGTTCTCCTTTATTCAGCCCTCCTTCATCCCATGCCACTCCTTCTGCCTCTTCTGTTTCCTTCCTCGCTTCCTCTTCGTGGCGCTCCGGTGCGCAAGCAAGCAAACAAGCTCCGTCTTGGCCACTTCATTTCCACCGGAGAAAAAAGGTCGAGAGACGTACGGAGCGCAGGAGACAGGACGTCAGGTACGGCGGGGGGCGCCAGGTCGGCTCTGGAATCCCCCCAATCGGGCAGCCTGCTGACAACGCAGCCGTGACCGGTAAAATCCgcaggccggcggccgcgcggttACGGACCGGTGGCCCGTCCCTGCCCGTCCCCGTGCGCGTCCAGAAACCAGCCAGCCGGAGCCGGCCCCAGCCGCGCGCGGCAG comes from Panicum virgatum strain AP13 chromosome 4K, P.virgatum_v5, whole genome shotgun sequence and encodes:
- the LOC120703832 gene encoding cytochrome P450 734A4-like, which encodes MGAAAAAGACLLLLLLHVAARVADALWWRPRRLEAHFARQGVRGPPYRLLLGCVTEMVALMAEAAAKPMSPPDSHDALPRVLAFYHYWRKIYGPMFLIWFGPTPRLTVADPELVREILLTRADAFDRYEAHPVVRQLEGDGLVSLHGDKWALHRRVLAPAFFPDNLNRLAPHVGRSVVALAERWRAMAAAAAGEVEVDVAEWFQAVAEEAITRATFGRSYDSGRVVFRMQARLMAFASEAFRKVLVPGYRFLPTKKNRLSWSLDREIRRGLVALIGRRSDEAEEDEDDGVGLTDKGSSGFRDLLGLMINAGGKKAPAAIPVSDMLEECKTFFFAGKQTTTNLLTWATVLLAMHPDWQERARREVLAVCGADELPSKDHLPKLKTLGMILNETLRLYPPAVATIRRATRDVVLGGGGGQPVSVPRGTELLIPIMAMHHDAALWGPGAARFDPGRFAGGAARAAAHPLAFVPFGLGPRMCIGQNLALLEAKLTLAVLLRRFELARSPNYVHAPTVLMLLYPQHGAPVIFRPVAPPPPAGDGDGSLVAGGR